A window of the Hyphomicrobiales bacterium genome harbors these coding sequences:
- a CDS encoding phage terminase large subunit family protein, whose product MNIEHLALDALIPYARNSRTHSDEQVAQVAASIREFGFTNPVLIDGDGGIIAGHGRVMAARKLGLADVPCIRLAHLTETQKRAYVIADNKLALNAGWDEKMLAQEMIELRDVGFDIDLLGFVDDEIDDLLFVPVEGKTEPDDVPPPKPPPITQPGDVWIMGKHRLMCGDSTDLDMVSTLMNGQRADVCLTDPPYGLDGHATAKNDYDQFKDTKDNVADMACKWLPIARNVADAVVFSCGVTRQWIYPEPDWVLCWFYGAGQARSAWGFNCWQPFLCYGKDPALASGNGCRPDAVNANTPANAAELDHPCPKPVAVWVWFISRLSFKLNALFYDPFSGSGTTFIAAEQTGRRCYAMEMSQDYCDVAVRRWQIYRQAGRARRHRPAVRRYSCGQRQKMNENAQRNRRLEVLAAAVAPRRTLTVSQWADDHRVLSGKQAGERGRWRTARNPILREIMDCLSASSRVTDIWVMKSSQVGVTEATVNFLGYTFDHAPAPVMVLMPTLDSRDAWKAQKLNPLLQETPVIRDLLGGQRSRDAANSKDLIDFPGGVLFLAGGNSPNSYAQRSVRYLIMDDLDRFPGEVGEEGDPVSLAKGRTKAFARAKRLFISTPTVKGESLIERGHAESDQRRYFVPCPSCGEYQALEWGGPESTHGIKWRGEGERLEAYYVCAHCHGEIYEHHKPAILAAGRWIAAHPERSTRGYHISALYAPIGLGPSWRDLALEWRTAVKSPGTLRTFINTHLGEVWEEQGDHVEPTGLLARLENYEEKPRGLARTAGVDVQKDRLEVTVVDWAAGEEAWTMDHLIVPGDTAQPEVWERLAEELGHWAPDAVAVDSGYNTSMVYAFVEKRRWALAVKGRAGPGVPIVEDEKSRRQRLRRQRKKGIMVHLVGDDQAKALIYSRLKIATPGPGLHPLSGRPELRRRILRPAHRRKTRHQDARHPALRRMAANPPAQRSPRLLEIRPRRAAPVRHRPVGARHCARQPATRTRPPSNPPPRPRRIAQPLKEIQMNKTNDRFKEINVFLDEDIEVIYQLLINVLDTAERASSVLAGFNLVRPSDIDRVLRSSRKMALSFDNVVQKAKKNRGN is encoded by the coding sequence ATGAACATCGAACACCTGGCGCTCGACGCCCTGATACCCTACGCCCGCAACAGCCGCACCCACTCCGACGAACAGGTCGCGCAGGTCGCCGCCTCGATCCGCGAATTTGGCTTCACCAACCCGGTGCTGATCGACGGCGACGGCGGCATCATCGCCGGCCACGGCCGCGTCATGGCCGCGCGCAAGCTGGGCCTGGCCGACGTGCCGTGCATCCGCCTGGCGCACCTCACAGAAACGCAAAAGCGCGCATACGTCATCGCCGACAATAAGCTCGCATTAAACGCCGGCTGGGATGAAAAAATGCTCGCTCAAGAAATGATCGAATTGCGCGATGTCGGCTTCGACATAGATTTGCTCGGCTTTGTCGATGATGAAATCGACGACCTACTTTTTGTTCCGGTTGAGGGCAAAACAGAGCCAGACGATGTGCCGCCACCGAAGCCGCCGCCGATCACGCAGCCCGGCGACGTCTGGATAATGGGAAAGCATCGACTAATGTGTGGCGATAGCACCGACCTAGATATGGTTTCCACATTGATGAACGGGCAGCGCGCTGATGTATGTCTGACAGACCCGCCCTATGGACTCGACGGCCACGCTACCGCTAAAAACGACTATGACCAATTCAAAGACACCAAAGACAACGTCGCAGACATGGCGTGCAAATGGCTTCCTATTGCGCGCAACGTCGCCGATGCGGTTGTTTTTTCCTGTGGCGTCACCCGCCAATGGATTTATCCCGAGCCAGATTGGGTCTTATGCTGGTTTTATGGCGCTGGCCAAGCGCGCAGCGCGTGGGGTTTTAATTGCTGGCAGCCATTTCTCTGCTATGGCAAAGACCCCGCACTTGCAAGCGGAAACGGCTGCCGACCTGACGCCGTTAACGCAAACACGCCCGCAAACGCTGCCGAACTTGACCACCCGTGCCCGAAGCCTGTCGCTGTATGGGTTTGGTTCATCAGCCGCCTTTCGTTCAAGCTGAACGCTTTGTTTTACGATCCGTTCAGCGGGAGCGGTACTACATTCATCGCTGCTGAGCAGACAGGCCGCCGCTGCTACGCGATGGAAATGTCGCAAGACTATTGCGACGTCGCCGTCCGCCGCTGGCAAATTTACCGGCAAGCGGGCCGTGCACGCCGACACCGGCCAGCCGTTCGACGATATAGCTGCGGTCAACGCCAAAAAATGAACGAAAACGCCCAGCGCAATCGCCGCCTTGAGGTGCTGGCCGCCGCCGTCGCCCCGCGCCGCACGCTCACCGTGTCGCAGTGGGCCGACGACCACCGCGTCCTATCCGGCAAGCAGGCCGGCGAGCGCGGGCGCTGGCGGACGGCGCGCAATCCGATCCTGCGCGAGATCATGGACTGCCTGTCGGCCAGCTCGCGCGTCACCGACATCTGGGTCATGAAGTCCTCGCAGGTCGGCGTCACCGAGGCCACCGTCAATTTCCTCGGCTACACCTTCGACCACGCCCCGGCGCCGGTCATGGTGCTGATGCCGACGCTCGACAGCCGCGACGCCTGGAAGGCGCAGAAGCTCAACCCGCTGTTGCAGGAAACCCCGGTCATCCGCGACCTGCTCGGCGGCCAGCGCTCGCGCGATGCCGCAAACTCCAAAGACCTGATCGACTTCCCCGGCGGCGTGCTGTTCCTCGCCGGCGGCAACTCGCCAAACTCCTACGCCCAGCGCAGCGTCCGCTACCTGATCATGGACGACCTCGACCGCTTCCCCGGCGAAGTCGGCGAAGAAGGCGACCCGGTATCGCTGGCCAAAGGCCGCACCAAAGCCTTCGCCCGCGCCAAGCGGCTGTTCATCTCGACGCCCACCGTCAAGGGCGAAAGCCTGATCGAGCGCGGCCACGCCGAATCCGACCAGCGCCGCTACTTCGTCCCCTGCCCGAGCTGCGGCGAATACCAGGCGCTCGAATGGGGCGGCCCGGAATCGACGCACGGCATCAAGTGGCGCGGCGAAGGCGAACGCCTCGAAGCCTATTACGTCTGCGCCCATTGCCACGGCGAAATCTACGAACACCACAAGCCGGCCATCCTCGCCGCCGGCCGCTGGATCGCCGCCCACCCCGAGCGCAGCACGCGCGGCTACCATATCAGCGCCCTCTACGCGCCCATCGGCCTCGGCCCGAGCTGGCGCGACCTGGCGCTCGAATGGCGCACCGCCGTCAAGTCGCCCGGCACCCTGCGCACCTTCATCAACACCCACCTCGGCGAAGTGTGGGAGGAACAGGGCGACCACGTCGAGCCGACCGGCCTGCTCGCCCGCCTCGAAAACTACGAAGAAAAGCCGCGCGGCCTGGCGCGCACCGCCGGCGTCGACGTGCAGAAAGACCGCCTCGAAGTCACCGTCGTCGATTGGGCCGCCGGCGAAGAAGCGTGGACGATGGACCACCTCATCGTCCCCGGCGACACCGCCCAGCCAGAAGTCTGGGAACGCCTCGCCGAAGAACTCGGCCATTGGGCGCCCGACGCCGTCGCCGTCGATTCCGGCTACAACACCAGCATGGTCTATGCCTTCGTCGAAAAACGCCGCTGGGCGCTCGCCGTCAAGGGCCGCGCCGGTCCCGGCGTCCCCATCGTCGAGGACGAAAAGTCACGCCGCCAACGCCTGCGCCGCCAGCGCAAGAAAGGCATCATGGTCCATCTGGTCGGCGACGACCAGGCCAAGGCCCTGATCTACTCCCGCCTCAAGATCGCCACGCCCGGCCCCGGCCTACATCCACTTTCCGGCCGACCCGAGCTTCGACGACGAATACTTCGCCCAGCTCACCGCCGAAAAACTCGTCACCAAGATGCGCGGCACCCGGCCCTACGCCGAATGGCAGCAAACCCGCCCGCGCAACGAAGCCCTCGACTGCTGGAAATACGCCCTCGCCGCGCTGCGCCTGTCCGGCATCGACCTGTCGGCGCGCGCCATTGCGCTCGCCAACCCGCAACAAGAACCCGCCCGCCCAGCAATCCGCCGCCTCGGCCGCGTCGGATCGCTCAACCGTTGAAGGAGATTCAAATGAACAAAACCAATGACCGTTTTAAAGAAATCAATGTTTTTTTGGACGAAGACATTGAAGTAATTTATCAACTCCTAATAAACGTGCTTGATACAGCAGAAAGAGCTTCGTCAGTTCTTGCCGGTTTTAATCTAGTCAGGCCATCGGATATTGACCGCGTTTTAAGGTCATCAAGAAAAATGGCGTTGTCTTTCGACAACGTAGTGCAAAAGGCCAAGAAAAACAGGGGAAATTAG
- a CDS encoding phage major capsid protein, translating into MQFTRTLTIEQRAAREDGLVEIAISSEAPYERWFGIEILRHDAESIDMTRLGDGRHPLLLNHDTAQQIGAVKSVRIDGDKVLRGLVQFSRSALGQEIQQDVADGIRSHVSVGYFVDELQEVKRAEDGSETIVRTLSGNEFEREMREQHGEAFFRAGQAAARAKDDKPPTFVVTRWTPFEASIVPVPADVSVGVGRSAGVEPEPAPQPAAPAKSPILILEKKTMSDPITKTPAELEIERRDALMALGTQYAKYLGPNDTADAIRNGRSVEAFKDFVIEKIQTRHTDASGIALGLTPKEIKRYSLGRALSAAITGDWREAGFERECSEGVAKMMGRSPEGFYLPPEAFSRDFNVGTATEAGNLVATDLRGDMFVDVLRNNLVMGQLGARVLTGLTGNVDLPRKATASTIGSVTEIGSASETAPATAKVTLSPKRTSAYVEVSKQAIIQSAMALEAMIRDDLIMSAAVNLENQCINGTGTAPQMTGIRYTANIGTVVAGTAGAAPTWAHVVDLESACANANAEPDRLAGYLLNTRTRGKLKQTQFGTNLPMVWQNGAQPLNGYRVAISNNMPSNLTKGTSTTVCSSAIFGSDWSMATIGLFGAPDITVDPYTKADTGQVKITLNQFADFGIRQPGCFAKVDDLLAG; encoded by the coding sequence ATGCAATTCACCCGCACGCTCACCATCGAACAGCGCGCCGCCCGCGAAGACGGCCTGGTCGAGATCGCCATTTCTTCCGAGGCGCCCTATGAGCGGTGGTTCGGGATTGAAATCCTGCGCCACGATGCGGAATCAATCGACATGACACGCCTCGGCGATGGTCGCCACCCGCTGCTGCTCAACCACGACACCGCCCAGCAGATCGGCGCCGTCAAGTCGGTGCGCATCGACGGCGACAAGGTGCTGCGTGGCCTGGTGCAGTTCTCGCGCTCGGCACTCGGGCAGGAAATCCAGCAGGACGTGGCCGACGGCATCCGCTCGCATGTCTCGGTCGGCTATTTCGTCGACGAGCTGCAGGAAGTCAAGCGCGCCGAAGACGGCAGCGAAACCATCGTCCGCACCCTGAGCGGCAATGAATTCGAGCGCGAAATGCGCGAACAACACGGCGAAGCGTTTTTCCGTGCCGGCCAGGCGGCCGCGCGCGCCAAGGACGACAAGCCGCCGACATTCGTCGTCACCCGGTGGACGCCTTTCGAGGCATCCATCGTGCCGGTGCCGGCGGATGTCTCAGTCGGAGTCGGTAGGTCGGCTGGCGTCGAACCCGAACCCGCACCGCAACCCGCAGCACCCGCCAAATCCCCCATTCTCATTCTGGAGAAAAAAACCATGTCCGATCCGATCACCAAGACGCCGGCCGAACTCGAAATCGAGCGCCGCGACGCACTCATGGCCCTCGGCACGCAGTACGCCAAATATCTCGGCCCCAACGACACCGCCGACGCGATCCGCAACGGCCGCTCGGTCGAAGCCTTCAAGGACTTCGTCATCGAGAAAATCCAGACGCGCCACACCGACGCGTCCGGCATCGCCCTCGGCCTGACCCCCAAGGAAATCAAGCGTTACTCGCTGGGCCGTGCGCTGTCCGCCGCGATCACCGGTGACTGGCGCGAAGCCGGCTTCGAGCGTGAATGCTCCGAAGGCGTCGCCAAGATGATGGGCCGCTCGCCGGAAGGTTTCTACCTGCCGCCCGAAGCCTTCTCCCGTGACTTCAACGTCGGCACCGCCACCGAGGCCGGCAACCTGGTCGCCACCGACCTGCGCGGCGACATGTTCGTCGATGTCCTGCGCAACAACCTGGTGATGGGCCAGCTCGGCGCCCGCGTCCTGACCGGCCTGACCGGCAACGTGGACCTGCCGCGCAAGGCAACCGCCTCGACCATCGGGTCGGTGACGGAAATCGGTTCGGCCTCCGAAACCGCGCCGGCAACCGCCAAGGTGACCTTGTCGCCGAAGCGTACCTCGGCTTACGTCGAAGTGTCGAAGCAGGCGATCATCCAGTCGGCGATGGCCCTCGAAGCCATGATCCGCGACGACCTGATCATGTCGGCTGCGGTCAACCTCGAAAACCAGTGCATCAACGGCACCGGCACCGCCCCGCAGATGACCGGCATCCGCTACACCGCCAACATCGGCACTGTCGTCGCCGGCACCGCTGGCGCCGCACCGACCTGGGCGCACGTGGTCGATCTGGAAAGCGCCTGCGCCAACGCCAACGCCGAACCCGACCGCCTCGCCGGATACCTGCTCAACACCCGCACGCGCGGCAAGCTGAAGCAGACGCAGTTCGGCACCAACCTGCCGATGGTCTGGCAGAACGGCGCCCAGCCGCTCAACGGCTACCGCGTGGCGATCTCCAACAACATGCCGAGCAACCTGACGAAAGGCACCAGCACCACGGTCTGCTCGTCGGCGATCTTCGGCAGCGACTGGTCGATGGCTACCATCGGCCTGTTCGGCGCCCCGGACATCACGGTCGATCCCTACACCAAGGCCGACACCGGTCAGGTCAAGATCACCCTGAACCAGTTTGCCGACTTCGGTATCCGCCAGCCTGGCTGTTTCGCCAAGGTCGACGACCTGCTCGCCGGCTAA
- a CDS encoding methyltransferase domain-containing protein, producing MVWSASAPQGYESDKVRYEVLPYLARGGLDIGCGPAKVWPHLIGIDSGKDSDLFGIAMKPDIVVPDAARLAIFADGAAESIFSSHTLEHIEDWQGALREWWRLLKVDGHLCLYLPHADLYPNIGQPGSNPDHKHDFRPEVIVDFFRLAFPDWSLVNAQTRGDGNEYSFLLVFQKKAAGAGQSEPWAAPRPAKTAGIVRIGGNGDALWAASVAAHLHDQGYAVTAYVAKNGEEVLRHDPHFAAITVLPQGILGDDELIEYWAHEAVKFDKWVNLIGSVETRLLPHQSGQDFYLPAPVRHKLMNHNYLDMVHAYAELPDGTPSRQKFYPTAAERQWAAETRARLPGKLVMVSPTGSGPFKAWPHTQALMGLLADAGVYSIMVGDLTHLPDLDLVERHGIEYGHVVGQEFPLRLAMTLCLEADAFVGSESVFANVVAMEAMPKVVMLSHSSNENLTRDWINTAALEAPVACHPCHRIHNAAAVMCSKDTRTGAAACMASYSAEDVAALVLQSLGIEERQAA from the coding sequence ATGGTCTGGTCAGCATCCGCACCGCAGGGTTACGAGTCCGACAAGGTCCGCTACGAAGTGCTGCCTTACCTGGCGCGCGGCGGGCTGGACATCGGCTGCGGCCCGGCGAAAGTGTGGCCGCACCTGATCGGCATCGACTCGGGCAAGGATAGCGACCTGTTCGGCATCGCCATGAAGCCCGACATCGTGGTCCCCGACGCCGCCCGCCTGGCGATCTTCGCCGACGGCGCCGCCGAATCCATCTTTTCCAGCCACACCCTCGAACATATCGAGGACTGGCAGGGCGCGCTGCGCGAGTGGTGGCGCCTGCTCAAGGTCGACGGCCACCTGTGCCTCTACCTTCCGCACGCCGACCTCTACCCGAACATCGGCCAGCCCGGCAGCAACCCCGACCACAAGCACGATTTCCGCCCGGAAGTCATCGTCGATTTCTTCCGGCTCGCCTTCCCCGACTGGTCGCTGGTCAATGCGCAGACGCGCGGCGACGGCAACGAGTATTCGTTTCTGCTGGTCTTCCAGAAGAAGGCCGCCGGCGCCGGCCAGTCCGAGCCGTGGGCCGCCCCGCGCCCGGCCAAGACCGCCGGCATCGTCCGCATCGGCGGCAATGGCGATGCGCTGTGGGCCGCCAGCGTCGCCGCCCACCTGCACGACCAGGGCTATGCCGTGACCGCCTACGTCGCCAAGAACGGCGAGGAAGTGCTGCGCCACGACCCGCACTTCGCCGCCATCACCGTGCTGCCGCAGGGCATCCTCGGCGACGACGAGCTGATCGAGTATTGGGCGCATGAGGCGGTCAAGTTCGACAAGTGGGTCAACCTGATCGGCTCGGTCGAAACCCGCCTGCTGCCGCACCAGTCCGGGCAGGATTTCTACCTGCCGGCGCCGGTCCGCCACAAGCTGATGAACCACAACTACCTCGACATGGTGCACGCCTATGCCGAGCTGCCGGACGGCACGCCGAGCCGCCAGAAGTTCTACCCGACCGCCGCCGAGCGCCAGTGGGCCGCCGAAACCCGCGCCCGCCTGCCCGGCAAGCTGGTCATGGTCTCGCCCACCGGATCCGGACCGTTCAAGGCATGGCCGCACACGCAGGCGCTCATGGGCCTGCTCGCCGACGCCGGCGTCTATTCGATCATGGTCGGCGACCTGACGCACCTCCCTGACCTCGACCTCGTCGAGCGCCACGGCATCGAATACGGCCACGTTGTCGGCCAGGAATTCCCGCTGCGCCTGGCGATGACCCTGTGCCTCGAAGCCGACGCCTTCGTCGGCAGCGAAAGCGTGTTCGCCAACGTGGTAGCGATGGAAGCCATGCCGAAGGTCGTCATGCTCTCGCACTCGAGCAACGAAAACCTGACCCGCGACTGGATCAACACCGCCGCGCTCGAAGCGCCGGTCGCCTGCCACCCGTGCCACCGCATCCACAACGCGGCCGCCGTCATGTGCAGCAAGGACACCCGCACCGGCGCCGCCGCCTGCATGGCCAGCTACAGCGCCGAAGACGTCGCCGCCCTGGTGCTGCAAAGCCTCGGCATCGAGGAAAGGCAGGCCGCATGA
- a CDS encoding toprim domain-containing protein, giving the protein MLVAEGYATAASLHEATGLPVAVAFDAGSLKPVVADLAKKYRCNVLICADDDFASAGNPGVEAARLAAAAHGAQYLVPLFTEERKEKKDGTDFNDLHLKEGLHVVREQVEARLLALGWQSAPARAAPAGGQGEAPAKDNLISLLSVGEACERFALIYGGKGTLFDHQEHLLVPKSDVLDIIPDHGWREWKLRDDRQVVRLSEVGFDPAGTDPAIRCNLWGGWPTEPKEGDCTQLLLLLRLLMSNESNNPDLYTWVLRWLAYPIQHPGAKMRTALIFHGLQGTGKNLFFETIMAIYGEYGRIIDQAAIESQFNDWASRKLFMIADEVVARQELYHVKNKLKSFVTGEWIRINPKTVAAHDEKNHCNIVYLSNETQPLPIDPDDRRHFVIWTPMKLEEESYHAVRDELKAGGGAALHHYLLKLDLGDFDEHTKPPMTQAKADLIAVSSGNAQRFIVEWLGGDIYFHGKRLPVCPCGSSDLYTAYTRWCRDNGVRNPRESNQFISEIAKLPGWWRGLKDRLDNLHDDRSKVRWRFIIPSADVLNAAAKLGPDSDHRKKEGDTDAKWLGGCFFAFRDVLSDHP; this is encoded by the coding sequence GTGCTGGTCGCCGAGGGCTACGCCACCGCCGCCTCGCTGCATGAAGCCACCGGCCTGCCGGTCGCCGTCGCCTTCGATGCCGGATCTCTCAAGCCCGTGGTCGCCGACCTCGCCAAAAAATACCGCTGCAACGTCCTGATCTGCGCCGACGACGACTTCGCCAGCGCCGGCAATCCCGGCGTCGAGGCCGCCCGCCTGGCCGCCGCCGCCCACGGCGCGCAATACCTCGTCCCGCTTTTCACTGAAGAACGCAAAGAAAAGAAGGACGGCACCGATTTCAACGACCTCCACCTGAAGGAAGGGCTGCACGTCGTCCGCGAACAGGTCGAAGCCCGCCTCCTGGCATTGGGTTGGCAGTCCGCGCCCGCGCGGGCGGCGCCTGCCGGGGGGCAGGGGGAAGCGCCCGCCAAGGATAATCTGATCTCGCTACTGTCGGTCGGCGAGGCGTGCGAACGCTTCGCCCTGATCTACGGCGGCAAGGGGACGCTGTTCGATCACCAGGAGCATTTACTGGTCCCGAAATCCGATGTCCTCGACATCATCCCCGACCACGGCTGGCGTGAATGGAAGCTGCGCGACGACCGCCAGGTGGTGCGCCTGTCCGAAGTCGGCTTCGACCCGGCCGGCACCGACCCGGCCATCCGCTGCAACCTGTGGGGTGGCTGGCCGACCGAGCCGAAAGAGGGCGACTGCACGCAACTGTTGCTGCTGCTGCGCCTGCTCATGTCCAACGAAAGCAACAACCCGGACCTCTACACCTGGGTGCTGCGCTGGCTGGCCTATCCGATCCAGCACCCCGGCGCCAAGATGCGCACCGCGCTCATCTTCCACGGCCTGCAAGGCACCGGCAAAAACCTGTTCTTTGAAACCATCATGGCCATCTATGGCGAATACGGCCGCATCATCGACCAGGCCGCCATCGAGAGCCAGTTCAACGACTGGGCCTCGCGCAAGCTGTTCATGATCGCCGACGAAGTCGTCGCCCGGCAGGAGCTTTACCACGTCAAGAACAAGCTCAAGAGCTTCGTTACCGGCGAGTGGATACGCATCAACCCGAAGACAGTGGCCGCCCACGACGAAAAGAACCATTGCAACATCGTCTATCTATCCAACGAAACCCAGCCGCTGCCCATCGACCCGGACGACCGCCGCCACTTCGTCATCTGGACCCCAATGAAACTGGAAGAAGAAAGCTACCACGCCGTCCGTGACGAGCTGAAGGCCGGCGGCGGCGCCGCGCTCCACCATTACCTGCTCAAACTCGACCTTGGCGACTTCGACGAACACACCAAGCCGCCGATGACGCAGGCCAAGGCCGACCTGATCGCCGTCAGCAGCGGCAACGCCCAGCGCTTCATCGTCGAATGGCTGGGCGGCGACATCTACTTCCACGGCAAGCGCCTGCCCGTCTGTCCCTGCGGATCGTCCGACCTCTACACCGCCTACACCCGCTGGTGCCGCGACAACGGCGTGCGCAACCCGCGCGAATCAAACCAGTTCATCTCGGAAATCGCCAAGCTGCCCGGCTGGTGGCGTGGCCTCAAGGATCGCCTGGACAACCTGCACGACGACCGCAGCAAAGTCCGCTGGCGCTTCATCATCCCCAGCGCCGACGTCCTCAACGCCGCGGCGAAGCTCGGGCCGGACTCCGATCACCGCAAAAAGGAAGGCGACACCGACGCCAAATGGCTGGGCGGCTGTTTTTTCGCCTTCCGCGATGTGCTGAGCGACCACCCATGA
- a CDS encoding phage portal protein — translation MSKLTERMGAAWRALTGRRDPFAATYGSGSAGGFAGGAVNRLTSSLANWSGSVNADLDMALPILRARARHLAQNNEHGKRFLSLVATNVVGRANPRLQVRALKDLRNPDATTQLDKAANDTVEIHWERWGKSCDLSGRHKTFYSLLRTAVKGVARDGEALIRVVRDRRLPYGIALQLLEADRLDETMNVRLDNGHTVRQGVEIDSALRPVAYYIKSNHPGDNYALASNTTERVPATDIYHLFTPERAEQVRGVTWLHAIIMRGSIIHNFEEAAVVAAQIGASKIAALERADDAPDAIGGMTDGLSGGLPQIKVEAGEMFELPPGYKLNSWNPEYPHANFESFLKSCLRGLAAGLDVAAHNLTGDMNEVNYSSARIAELSERETWMVLQDWLITSFVQPLYEEWLAVSLLSGAITFEVSGKAIPAERYDKFRNASRFQGKRWQWVDPLKEAEANSRLLETGLTSRTRLAAEQGDEFEDILDELAQEKLMMEKAGLSAPAPVAVTDPEEAPEVVAAKALAAGQVRCAEINRDAAEIMKPDPVPAIPPISLHMQQDEVTRELARSTEATVAAVNQLAREVADMKIIVNVPEQREAVVNVAAPIVNVAAPEVTVEVEAIMPEVQRIEITGMPIRKTTTEILRDQAGDIATSVQVETDA, via the coding sequence ATGAGCAAACTCACCGAACGCATGGGCGCCGCCTGGCGCGCGCTCACCGGCCGCCGCGACCCGTTCGCCGCCACCTACGGCAGCGGCTCGGCCGGCGGTTTCGCCGGCGGCGCCGTCAATCGCCTGACATCGAGCCTCGCCAACTGGTCCGGCTCGGTCAATGCCGACCTCGACATGGCCCTGCCCATCCTGCGCGCCCGCGCCCGCCACCTGGCGCAGAACAACGAACACGGCAAACGCTTCCTGTCGCTGGTCGCCACCAACGTCGTCGGCCGCGCCAACCCGCGCCTGCAAGTCCGCGCGCTCAAGGATTTGCGCAACCCGGACGCCACCACCCAGCTCGACAAGGCCGCCAACGACACCGTCGAAATCCATTGGGAACGCTGGGGCAAGTCCTGCGACCTGTCCGGCCGCCACAAAACCTTCTATTCGCTGTTGCGCACCGCCGTCAAGGGCGTGGCGCGCGACGGCGAGGCCCTGATCCGCGTCGTCCGCGACCGCCGCCTGCCCTACGGCATCGCGCTGCAACTGCTCGAAGCCGACCGCCTCGACGAAACCATGAACGTGCGCCTCGACAACGGCCACACCGTCCGCCAGGGCGTCGAGATCGACAGCGCCCTGCGCCCGGTCGCCTACTACATCAAGAGCAACCACCCGGGCGACAACTACGCGCTGGCCAGCAACACCACCGAGCGCGTCCCGGCCACCGACATCTACCACCTGTTCACGCCCGAGCGCGCCGAGCAGGTGCGCGGCGTCACCTGGCTGCACGCCATCATCATGCGCGGCAGCATCATCCACAACTTCGAGGAAGCCGCCGTCGTTGCCGCCCAGATCGGAGCCAGCAAGATCGCCGCGCTCGAACGCGCCGACGATGCGCCGGACGCCATCGGCGGCATGACCGACGGCCTCAGTGGCGGCCTGCCGCAGATCAAGGTCGAAGCCGGCGAAATGTTCGAGCTGCCGCCCGGCTACAAGCTCAACTCGTGGAACCCGGAATACCCGCACGCCAATTTCGAGTCATTCCTCAAGTCGTGCCTGCGCGGCCTCGCTGCCGGCCTCGATGTCGCCGCCCACAACCTGACCGGCGACATGAACGAAGTCAACTACAGCAGCGCCCGCATTGCCGAGCTTTCCGAGCGCGAAACGTGGATGGTGCTGCAAGACTGGCTGATCACCTCGTTCGTCCAGCCGCTCTACGAAGAATGGCTCGCCGTGTCGCTGCTTTCCGGCGCCATCACCTTCGAGGTCAGCGGCAAGGCCATTCCCGCCGAACGCTACGACAAATTCCGCAACGCTAGCCGCTTCCAAGGCAAACGCTGGCAGTGGGTCGACCCGCTCAAGGAAGCCGAAGCCAACAGCCGCCTGCTGGAAACCGGCCTGACCAGCCGCACCCGCCTCGCCGCCGAGCAGGGCGACGAATTCGAGGACATCCTAGACGAGCTGGCGCAGGAAAAGCTCATGATGGAAAAGGCCGGCCTCTCCGCGCCGGCCCCGGTCGCCGTCACCGACCCCGAGGAAGCGCCCGAAGTCGTCGCCGCCAAGGCGCTCGCCGCCGGCCAGGTACGCTGCGCCGAGATCAACCGCGACGCCGCCGAGATCATGAAGCCTGACCCGGTGCCGGCCATCCCGCCGATCTCGCTGCACATGCAGCAGGACGAAGTCACCCGCGAGCTGGCGCGCAGCACTGAGGCGACCGTCGCCGCCGTCAATCAACTTGCCAGGGAAGTCGCCGACATGAAGATCATCGTCAACGTTCCGGAACAGCGCGAGGCCGTCGTCAATGTCGCGGCTCCCATCGTCAACGTCGCCGCGCCGGAAGTCACCGTCGAAGTCGAAGCCATCATGCCGGAAGTTCAGCGCATCGAAATCACCGGCATGCCGATCCGCAAGACCACCACCGAAATCCTGCGCGACCAGGCCGGCGACATCGCCACCAGCGTGCAAGTTGAAACCGACGCCTAA